A stretch of DNA from Schistocerca americana isolate TAMUIC-IGC-003095 chromosome 3, iqSchAmer2.1, whole genome shotgun sequence:
TCATGAGGAACTTAAACGATATGCTCAATGATCGTTCGAAAATAACTGCTCGAAAACAAGTTTGGTGATGATGTAAAAACTGATGTTAGAGTCTGACATGGTCTGTATTATCGGAAACATCCATTTACCAAACTGATGCGGAGCCAAACTGGATAATCTTTATAATTGACTTCAGTACTGCACTGTAGTCAGACGAAACTGCTCTATATACTGAACTTGCTATCCATACCTAGTCTATTCATAGATGTATGAGCCTGTCGATAGAATCACGTCTTGTAAAATaagtaataatggttcaaatggctctgagcaatatgcgacttaacatctgaggtcatcagtcccctagaacttagaactactgaaacctaactaacctaaggacatcacacacttccatgcccgaggcaggattcgaacctgcgaccgtagcagcagcgcggttccaggctgaagcgcctagaaccgctcggccactccgaccggccccccaacttggaggaccaggatttgtatgaggctTACTCCTTTAGGGAAGCTGGTTTCAGTACGTCTATAGAGCTCTTCCTGTCCTATGTAGTGGGACACACTTTGCCTGGCTCCTTTGTCAAGACCACTCCGGCTTGGGTGACCCCggcagtagctacgctaccgccgacaCAGCTCTTGACTTCATCGGAGCACGCAAACCCTCCGGCCCAGCACTGAAGGTACCTTCTATAAGGCGGTGTCTCCTGGGAAGGTATGTTGGGTCACCACAATATATTAATCTTTGTGAAAATATTGTTGAGATTTCGTCGATAATTCAGGTTGATATTTGGGTAAATCTTTCACCATGCAGACCCGTTGCTCCATAATGGTAATTATTTCTGATAGAGTAGAATGGTTGAAACACGGcaactgatttatttattcatttaactcTCTTCCAAACAAGGGACAAGCTGATGGAGAATTCATTGCACAGGAAACGTGCACAGCCTATATTCATTAGTGGAAATTTACGAGTACATTTTTCGCTAATTTGTTGCATGCAGTATAATTACCTACATTTCTAGCACAATGATATTCTGTTTTTGATAACAGCTAGAGCTGTTAAGTGAGGTCGGCGTAACTGGTAATAATTCTGTTTTGATTCAAAGTATTTGATAAATCTGGAGAGGTGCAGATAACTGATACGGCAAGTGCTGAACGCTGGTGGCAGTGCTGCGTGGCTGTCCTGAGAGATGAGTCGCGCCCTCGCCTTGTGCCTGCTGACCGCAGCCTGCAGCGTGGCGCCCACGCTGGGGCGCGTCAGCCGCGTGCTGGGGGGTGAGCCGGTGGACATCTCGCAGGTCCCATGGCAGGTCTCCGTTGAGTACGTGGAGGCGCACTACTGCGGCGGCTCCATCGTCAGCCCCAGATACGTCATGACGACTGCGTGGTGCATCGTAGGCGCCGAACCAATCTATTACGTGCTGCGGGTGGGTACGTCAACTCGCGAGAGTGGCGGCGCCACCTACACCGCTTCCGATATGTTTTGGCACGAGGATTTCGACTATGTTACGACAGACAGAGACATTGGTTTCTTCGAGATCTCAGGTTCCATCTCGTTTGATGACAACGTTCAGGTATTCTGTCCAGCAATATTTAAAGTTCAGTCTTAGAAAATCAGATTATGGTTCCACAATGATTTCCAGTCTCGGAACTGTTGCCTTGCGAGGGGCAAATGTTCTACAGACTTTTCTTAACGCAGAGTGATTCCATGATATGTTAGAACTTTCAGGGATGGTCCAGTGGAGTAATGCATCAATGTGAGTTAGGGAGAGTGTCGAAAGTTATACGCGGAAACGTTCTGATACCTTGAGATTGGGATAGAAATAGCTGTATTGTTCTTGCAATGATTGTTGGTTAGGCAACTTTAAGAGGTGGTAgcacagaccaaaacaagaaaaaatgtactGCAAATAAGTATGGGCTCTAAAATCTCTAGCTTAATAGCAgcagtatcagaacgattttcgcctaCAGTTTTCGACATAGTTGTTTCCAGATCAGGACCCCATACCTCAGACAGATACATTTTACTATTCTCTATCATCCATGAAAGTCTGTAACAAGTATACTATACAATGAGCTGACAAAAAGCATGAGATACATCTTAATATTGTGTTGGGCCTCCTTTGCCCAGCGTAGTGGTGCaactcgatgtggtatggactcagcaggtcgttggaagtccttaacagaaatactgagccatgctgcctctacagctgtccgatGATTGCGCATGTgttgccactgcaggattttgtgcaagaactgaccaacctctcgattatgtcccataaatgttcgatgggattcgtgtcgggcgatttgGATGGCCAACCCAactgctcgaaatgtccagaatgttcttcaaatcagttgtgAGCAGCTGTAGCTCGGTGACATGGCGTACTGACATCCGTAAAAATTACATGGTTTTTTGGGAATATTATGTCTATGAATGGCTACAcacggtctccaagtagacgaacataaccatttacagtcaatgatccgctcagatggaccagaggaccaagtacATTCCATAGAAACATAgctcacacctttatggagccgccacaaacttgcacagcgccttgttcaaaacttcggtccatggcttcttAGGATGTGCGTCACACTCGACCCCTACCGTCAGTTCGTAGCAagttaaatcgggactcatctgacgaggacacgcttttccagtcttctagggtccaactgatgtggtcacgagccctggagagttCCTGCAGGCGGTGCCGTGCTGTTAGAAATGACACTCGTCTctgtagtctgctgccatagcccattaaaaccATATTTCTGCACACTTTTCTGACGGACACCTTCGTCGCACATCCCACATTGAGTCTGCGGTTATATCacacagtgttgcttctctgttatcaCTGATACCTCTACGCAAATGcagctgatctcggtcgttaattgaaggccgttGGCAACTggattgtccgtgatgagaggtaatgcctgaaatgtggcattCTCGGCGCACTATTGACACTtcagatctcggaatactgaattcccgaaCGAGttccccgtgcgtctagctccgactatcaTTTAGTTTTCGAaatgtgttaattcccgtcgtacagtCATAATCATATTGGAACCTCTtttacatgaatcacatgagtagaaatgacatctccaccaatgcactgccctcttatagtTTGTGTACGTGATACCCAGCTGTGCATGTACCaaatgtatttgtgcatatcgctgtcccatgatttttgtcacctcagttgtaTTTCCAGCCCTTACTTCACTCTCCATGAATGCCTTCATTAATATGCCTTCAGTGCTATTGGTGACTGATATACACGCTTTGAATTCTGTAGGTGACAGAGTAAaaaaatacagggactgaaaggttatttacagcttgtacaggaaTCAGATGGAATCGCAAGCGTGGAAGATGTAATACTTTCTTAATCCGGATAATGAAATTAAAATGCTTGCTTCCTTCGAATATCATTCCTGTTGTTTTTCCCCTGAGAAACTAAACGTTACGTCTTTCTGAGAAGAGGTCtattaaataaaacatttgttCATAGAAGTAGTCTGCCACTGTAAGTGATAAAATCAACTTCTTACGAACCTCCTTTGAAATGAACAGTAACATTAGTTTTTTAAGTTTTAAAAGAATAGTATTATCTGATTAaggataaaaaataataaaatacacacatATAGTTAAAATTATATTAATTGTTCTGATAGGACTTGTATTAAATGAAACTTAGTCCTTCATAGAAACTTTGTCCGCTTCTTTGGCAATACAATCATCTTCACTTCTTCTTCTGAATTATTTTTCATTGAACTAAAGCGTAATTTTCCACAATAATTTTAAGAGAAACTATTAATTGCAGtaagacaaaaataataaataaatgtacacaCTAACACCTAAAACCAAGATGATTGTTGCTCATCCTGTCTATTTCAGTGCCATACGTAGAAAGCAGCCATATTTttatttgtagatttttcgtttggtCTCATGCTTTATTATCAAGTGCAGTGAGTAGTCTTCTTTACTCTTTCCCCTTTTCGTTAGAATTTACTACACAGTCTGCCCCTTTAGCCGATTCACTCTTTGATTTTACGTGTTAGTATATGGTTCCTCATCTGCATTAAGTAGTGCCGTTACTGTGATTTTCCTGGGTGAAATGTGTAGAATACTTGCAGGTTTTTTTCTGCCTAGGAACCATATCTACTTCACATAGGCACAAGTGAATTTGTTCTGTTTAATCAGAAGTATCCTGTGTTATGCGGATTTGAACACTACATGACACGAGAGGCTGAACCACCAGTATAAAAACATGCAGGAAGTTTTGTGTCTTCAGTACAGAGGCAGTAACTGCAGAATAGGTCGGTTAAGGGAGgtcagtgacttcaaacgtggactagtcattagatATTACATGAGCAACAAATCATTAAGGACATTTCAATCTATGTGTAGTTGCCGATGTCGGATGTTGGTTATATGCGTGTGAAGATGAAATGCGAAGAACAGCGACAGCTAAACCACGAGCACGCAGACGTCGTGTCCTGATGGAAAGagaccgtcgagcattgtggaggaaAGATGAAAAAATGACGTGAGGAAAGAAGGATGATAAGGGTTTAACGTCACATTGACATCGAGGCCATTAGAGCCGGATCACAAGCTTGGTAAGTATCAacgacggggaaagaagtcggctatGCTCTTTCTAAGGAATcgtcctggcattttcctggatcGATTTAGAGACCACGGAAAAATGCAATCAGGATTGCAGGACGCGAATTTCAGCCATCGTCTACCGAATAAAATCCATGTGTACTAGCCACTGTGCCATCTTGCTCGGTAAAAATCGCACGATGTCAGTAGAAGGAATCGCTCGTGGCTTCCGAAATGCCGCCAGCAGTTCAAGTAGCACAATGACAGTGCGTAGGGAGACAAACAGAGAATGGGATGTACATTTCTGTAGATGATGCTAAGCGCTGCACAAGGTGGTGTGGAGAGTGACTCGACTAGATAGTAGATGACTAGaaagagtgacgaatcacgctataccctgtggaaaACCGATGAAAGGATTTGAATTTGCGACTATCTGGAGAACGTTACTTCCCATCATTTGTGGTGCCAGCAGCGAACTCCAGAGGAGCTGGTGTTATGGTATGCGGATGTTTTTCATGGCTATGGTGTGACCTCTTATTGTGCTTAGGCAAACTCTACATGCTGAACGATATTAACGCATTATACATCTTTGTGTAACACAGcagaacagttcggagatgatgactgtaACAGTGGGACAGCGTGTAATGCAAGATGTGTGTGCAATGGTTTGTGATAAAaatattcctgaaatagactggcctaTCCAAAGTTCCGACCAGAGATCAGCCAGTTACCACGCCCGTTAGTTCCAGTTCTACAGAAACCAACGTACACTATTGGGATCAGAGTGAAATCTGAGTTCACTCCAGCACTCAGCAGTCTACATAacaatcttctctggtttcggctcttgagtcaGCAGAATTCAATCCGTGATGATGGTGAAGTGTGAACACACGCCGTAATAATGTCTACTAATGTgagtccggatagttttgatcagatagtgtatgatcGTATATGTTGACTGGGTTGCACCTGCTGCAGTCTGATATGGTCTACCAGATGAATTTTGCGCAGTATAGAATCGTTGGGGATTTTCCATGCTGCAGCCAAGTTCTACGTTGACGTACAATTCCTCTGTAAGTATGCTTCCTGACtataaccacacattttgttccagTTATGTTGTACACATTTCTATTCTAGTCATCGGTTTTATTTCTGTCACATTTCTTCTTACTGCTTTGAGTTAATGTAGATCCTTCCCAGGATCTTCATTCGATGCAGCAGTAGTCCTGAAGAAAATGTTTGAGAAGACAGGGCTGTTTCGGGACGCGGTGCACATCTATAGGTGGGTCCGTATTGGCCATTTGCTATTTCGTTTAAAACGTGTGCCAGTATGAtatgatatggctctgagcactatgggactcaacatctaaggtcatcagtcccctagaacttagaactacttaaacctaactaacctaaggacagcacacaacacccagccatcacgaggcagagaaaatccctgaccccgccgggaatcgaacccgggaacccgggcgtgggaagcgagaacgctaccgcacgaccacgagatgcgggccgtgtgCCAGTACAGCATTTAGTGAGCTTCCCCATTGTTTTTATGTTCTGCTGACATACTTGTGCTGTGTATTACATATTTATCagattgttgtagttgttgttatggtcttcagtcctgagactggtttgaagcagctctccatgctactctatcctgtgcaagcttcatcatctcccagtacttactgcaacctacattcttctgaatctgcttagtatattcatatcttggtctccctctacgattattaccctccacgctgccctccagtgctaaatttgtgatcccttgatgcctcagaacttgtcctaccaaccggtcccttcttcttgtcaagttgtgccacaaactccttttctccccaattccattcaatacctcctcattagttatgtaatctacccatctaatcttcagcattcttctgtagcataacatttcgaaagcttcaattctcttcttgtccaaactatttatcgtccatgttccacttccatacatggctacactccatacaaatactttcagaaacgacatcctgacacctaaatctatactcgatgttaacaaatttatcttcttcagaaacgctttccttgccattgcctgactccattttatatcctctctgcttcgatcatcatcagttattttgctccccaaatagccaaactcctttactactttacgtgtctcatttcctaatctaattccggcagcatctcccgaattaattcgactacattccattatcctcgttttgcttttgttgacgttcatcttatatcctcctttcaagacactgtccattccgttcaactgctcttccaagacatttgctgtctctgacagaattacaatgtcatcggcaaacctcaaagtttatatttcttctccatggatttgaatacctactccgagtttttcttttgtttccttcactgctttctcgatgtactgattgaataacatcggggataagctacagccctgtctcactcccttcccaaccactgcttccctttcatgctcttcgactcttataactgctatctggtttgtgtacaaattgtcaatagcctttcgctccctgtattttatccctgccacctttataatttgaaagacagtattccagtcaacattgtcaaaagctttctctgagtcgacaaatgctagaaacgtaggtttacctttccttaatctttcttctaagataagtcgtaaggtcagtattgcctcacctgttccaatatttctacggaatccaaactgatcttccccgaggttggcttctaccagtttttccattcgtctgtaaagaattcgcgttagtattttgcagctgtgacttgttaaactgatagttcggtaattttcacatctgtcaacacctgctttctttgggattggaattattatattcttcttgaagtctgagggtatttcgcctgtctcatacatcttgttcacctgatggtagagttttgtcaggactggctctccgaaggccgtcgatggaatgtagtctactcccgtggccgtgtttcgactcaggtctttcagtgctctgtcaaactcttcgcgcagtatcatatcttccatttcatctttatctacattctcttccatttccatgatattgtcctcaagtacatcgcccttgtatagaccctctatatactccttccacctttctgcttttccttctttgcttagtactgggtttccatctgagctcatgatattgatacaagtggttctcttttctccaaaggtctctttaatttttctgtaggtagtatctatcttacccctagtgagataagctttcacatcattacatttgtcttctagccatctctgcttagccattttgcacttcctgtcgatctcattttagagacgtttgtttgtattcctttttgcctgcttcatttactgcatttttatattttctcctttcatcaattacattcaatatttcttctgttacccaaggatttctactagccctcgtctttttacctacttgatcctctgctgccttctctacttcatccctcagagctacccattcttcctctactgtatttctttcccccatttgtgacaattgtttacttatgctgtccctgaaactctgtacaaactctggtttagtcagtttatccgggtttgaatgtacagttcataaccaatagattgtggtcagagtccaaatctgcccctttaattgtcttacaattttatacctggttcctaaatctctgtcttaccattacataatctgataccttctagtatctccaggattcttccatgtgtacaaccttcttttatgattcttgaaccaagtgttagctatgattaagttatgctgtgtgcaaaattctactagacggcttcccctttcatttctttcccccaatccatattcacctactatgtttccttctatccattttcctactctcgaattccacccatgactattaaattttcgtctctcttcactacctgaataatttcttttatctcatcatacatttcatcaatttcttcatcatctgcagagctagtggcatataaacttgtactactgtagcaggcatgggcttcgtgtctatcttggccacaataatgcgttcactatgctgtttgtagtagcttacccacactcccatatttttattcattattaaacctactcctgcattacctatatatgattttgtatttataaccctgtattcgcctgaccaaaagtcttgttcctcctgccaccgaacttcactaatttccactatatctaactttaacctgtccattttcctttttaaattttctaacctacctgcccgattaaggtacctgacattccacgctccgatccgtagaacgccagttttctttctcctgataacgacgtcctcttgagtagtccccgcccggagatccgaatgggggactattttacctccggaatattttgcccaagtggatgccatcaccatttaatcatgcagtaaagctgcatgccctcaggaaaaattacggctgtagtttccccttgatttcagccgtttgcagtaccagcacagcaaggcggttttggttagtgttacaaggccagctcggtaaatcatccagactgttgcccctgcaactactgaaaaggctgctgcccctcttcaggaaccgcatttttgtctggcctctcaacagatacccctccgttatggttgcacctatggtacggccatctgtatcgctgaggcacgcaagcctccccaccaacggcaaggtccatggttcatggggggtggggcggggggagggtggggaggaggaCGTTCATTTCCTCTTGCAgacattaaaattttatatttgacttTCAGTTTCTGTCCACTGCCGACAAAATGGCCAAGAGCTGCTGGTATTTCCTGAGCTATGTTTCTTCATAACTCTGGTAGTTGAAAGACGTAGTTTGCTTTTGAGTTGTAAAGGTATTGATTAAAAGTAGTTTTTGTATTCTGTTTACATTTCTTTAACTATGTtactgtttcagctgctgagaattcttccgggttttaCGGCGGTGGTCCAtgtaactcttctatccctgacgtttcgtccaaagctacgttagacatctttggaggtgctcctggttgtgctgagtcggcAAGAAAGGCAGAACCTCCGAAGATgtacaacgtagctttggacggaaCGTCAGCTGAAACATcctgtcgtgaaagccttcattgtatgttaCTGTTTGCCGGACAGTAGTCGACGGTGACTGCTTGGCGAATATTGAGCGTGAATTCAGTTCCTATGCAATTTTACTTTTTCCTGTATTTTTGTATGTTCTTCGGCTCTACATTATAGCCCTGGGACAATGTTCAGAATTCTCAAATTATTTCGGTTCGGTTTATGACACGATGTGGCTGCTTAATTCGTTACAATTTGGGGTGCCTTTTTTACCTCATTTTCTTCCGTCACTAGATATTTGACGCTGTCCGTGTGCGCTTGGCACATTATCATGTATTTGTAGTCCCCGAATTTCTTATGTCAGGGCGAAGAGGAAAGCTTGAAGAGCTATGGGCACGAGGTAAGCTTTTTGGACCGCACTGTTGATACGGAGTAGTCTGCGTAGTTGTCCTTTTACACAGAGTCTGAATGTACCAATTATGAgaggttctttactgcatcagctGCAATGTTTTAATAGTCTGGAAGAGATATGAATGATTAACTTTATCAAACGCATTTTCAAAGGCAAGCTATTCGGTTGCTCATTGCAGGTTGGTAGCTGCTGCTGTTAATGTAATAGGTTAAAATATAGTGTATTCTCCGTTCTTTCCACAGAGTTGTTAAGTATGCTCCAATTATAGTGGTGATAACAGAATTTAATCTTTGATTTGTTATCCGTATGATAATACTATAATCGCTGTTGAGTTCCGTTACATGTTGAATATTCTCAGTAGTATTTTCACCTCGGGATTTGCGTTCTAGGGGCACTGTCACTTCTTCGGAATGTCGTTTTCGGTATTAATAACGTAATTAcgggtcagatcccttaatcgggcaggtatactagaaaatttataaagggaaatggataggttgaagttagatgttgtGAGAATTAGTGATGTTCAATGGCAGGAGGAACAGTACTGTTGGTCAGGTGAACAGAGGATTGTAAGTACATATTCAagaaggggtaatgcaggagtaggtttatttatGAACGGAAAAATAGGAATCtgggtaagttactatgaacagcagagTGAACACGTGATCACAGCCAAGGTAGACGCGAGGCCCACATTCACAACATCAGAACAAGTTTACCTGCCAAAA
This window harbors:
- the LOC124606288 gene encoding trypsin-1-like, which codes for MSRALALCLLTAACSVAPTLGRVSRVLGGEPVDISQVPWQVSVEYVEAHYCGGSIVSPRYVMTTAWCIVGAEPIYYVLRVGTSTRESGGATYTASDMFWHEDFDYVTTDRDIGFFEISGSISFDDNVQAIPLATEELEAGTSVTVSGWGSLQPGADYPEQLHAVNTTIIDRSSCNDTYEGLITENMICAGEPEGGKDSCNGDKGGPLVANSTQYGIISWGYGCFYPPYPGVYTNIVSLRSWINETIGV